DNA from Stutzerimonas decontaminans:
TGCACCGCCCCGATCACCGGGTGCGCCTGAGCGATGCGGAAGAAGCTTTGAAGGAACGCCTGTGGCCACTGCTCGAAGCCGGCCACTTCGACCCACCTTGGGTCCGCGACCTGGCCCGCGACCTCGGCGTCGACGAAACACGGATGCGCAACCTGCTACGCAAGCTCGCCCGCCTCGGTCTGCTGCAACAGGTGGTGAAAGATTTGTTCTATCCCGAGTTCACCATTCGCCAACTTGCGGGGCATGTACTGCAACTGGAAGCACAAAGCGGCGTAATCCGCGCCGCCGCCTTCCGCGACCGCATCCAGCTCGGCCGCAAACGCAGCATCCAACTGCTCGAACACTTCGACCGCATCGGCCTCACCCGCCGCTTCGGCAACGAACGCAAAGTCCGCCAGGACAGCGCCTTGGCGATACAGTCAGGCCTGGGGTAGGCTGGTCGCCGCTTCCTTTCTCACGTCAAAACCAGATAAGGAAGGCAATCGCACCCGGTGGTGCGGCCGGGCTTCAAACCCGGTTGGGGGCGGCAGCCGTTCCCGGGTGAGTTCGACTCTCACTGCCTTCCGCCATTTACCCCGCTCTACCCTTCTCATCACCCTGCGACAGCCCGCCCCACTTGGCAATATCAAAAAGCCATCGCACTAAAGGGCGAAGCACGTCACAATCGCGGTTTTTCTTTCCAGGGATAGGAGAGGCTTTGTGAGTGATCGGGCCGACGAGCGTCGAGCGTTTCATGCGCTGCGTGACCACATTGAATGCCTGCTGGAAGCGGGCGGCTCGCTGATCGGGCGTGACCCTGTGCAGTTGAGTCTGCAGGGGCGGACGCTGACCGTTAGGCACGGGATGCTGGTCAACGAGAACGGCCATGAGGACCTGATCGAGACGCTGGCCGAGCTGGAGTGGACGAACAAGCGCACGCGCGACCTGGCGATCGATATCTGCATCCGCCAGCTGGACCATGCGATCAAGGCGAGCTGCGTGAAGGTGCTGGACCTACCGACGCCGGACGAGCCCTGAGCGCATATCGCGCCGCAATTGCCAGGCTTGCGTCCCCGCATCGTATTGAGGCGGCGAGCTGAAGCCCCCGTTCCTAACCCGCCTCAGGCACCCGTTATTTCCACTGCAACGCCTGCACATGGGCGTTGGCCGGGTCGAAGTTGTCCAGCCGCATGCGTTCGGCGATGGCTGCCGCTGCGGTCTCGCCCAGCGGGAATTCGTCGCGCACGGCGGCCCAGTTCTCGGGCTGCAGGCGGACCATCCAGCCCTCTCCGTAACAATCCTGGTTAATCAGCGCCGGACGCTTTAGCAGTGCTTCGTTCACCGCCTGTAGCTCACCGGACACCGGGCTGCGTGCCGACGAGGCGGCCTTGGCGAATTCCACTACGCCGAAGCTGCGCTCGCGCTCGATGCGGGCGCCGACGCGTTTGGGGGTGAAGGCGAATATCTGGCCATAAAGCGCGCAACCATAAGCGGTCAGGCCGACCGTCAGGCTGCCGTCGGCCTCCTCGCGCAGCCACAGACTGTGCTCCGGCGCGTAGCGCAGCGAGTCGGGAAACTCCAGACCGTGCACATTCATAGGGTCAGCACCCGCTCGTACTCAAGGATCATTTGCGCCAGTTCACCGCCGCTGGAGATTTCGTCCAGTTCGGCGATCAGCGTAGCGGGGTCGAACTGGACGCCGGGCTGGCGACACATCAGCAGGCGCGCACCTGCCTGTTTGGCGTTGCGGATGAAATGCTGCAGCGGCTCGCCGCCCTCTGCCGCGCGCAGCGATTCGGCCACCTCGCGGCGCGCCAGTTGCACGCCTTCGCCGGTGAGGTAGAGGGTTACCTCGGCATCCATGCAGGCCAGCAACGTGGCGATATGAAAAGGCGCTGCGCAGCGCGCTGGGATGCTGGGGCCGCTGGTGACCAGAATCAGTACACGTTGTGAGGGGGGGTGCTCCATGGGACCTCGTTTAGAGATTGAAGGTTTAAGCCGTTAGCCGCACGTTTGCCGCTTTTTGCCTCATAGCATGAAACTATCATCACCATAGCCTACAGTTGCCATTTGTTGGACTACGATTTCTTCGATGGAATGACAGGAGATCCAGGCATGCTTGCAACATTGCTTCCGGCCCTGAAAGAACTTGGTCTGCCATTGCGCCTGCGCCTTTGGGACGGTAACGACATCGATATCGGGCCTTCGCCCTGCGTCACTCTGGTGATCAAGGATCCCAATCTGGTGACTCACCTGGCCCGGCCAAGCCTCGATCTGCTCGGCACCGCCTATGTCGAAGGCCTGATCGACCTACAGGGGCCGGTCAACGAGGTGATCCGCATCGGCGATGTGATCACCCGGGCGCTGGGTGAGGACAATTCCCCGCTGCCTTCCCGCGAGGCGCACGACAAGGCGACCGACGCGGAAGCCATCTCCTATCACTACGACCTCTCCAACGATTTCTACCGGCTCTGGCTGGACAAGGACATGGTCTATTCCTGCGCCTATTTCGAAACCGGCAGCGAAGACCTCGAGCAGGCGCAGCAGGCCAAGCTGCGCCACCTGTGTCGCAAGCTGCGGCTCAAGCCAGGGGAGCGCCTGCTGGATGTCGGCTGTGGCTGGGGTGGACTGGCGCGCTATGCCGCGCGTGAGTTCGGCACGCAGGTGTTCGGCATCACCCTCAGCCGCGAACAGCTCGAGCTGGCCCGCGAACGTGTGCTTGCCGAAGGACTGCAGAAGCAGGTCACTCTGGAGCTTATGGATTACCGCGATCTGCCGCAGGATGGCCGTTTCGACAAGGTGGTCAGCGTCGGCATGTTCGAGCACGTCGGCCACGCCAACCTGCCGCTGTACTGCCAGCGGTTGTTCGACGCCGTGCGGCCGGGCGGGCTGGTTATGAACCATGGCATCACCGCGCGGCATATCGACGGCCGGCCGGTCGGGCATGGTGCCGGCGAGTTCATCGACCGCTACGTATTCCCGCATGGCGAGCTGCCGCATCTGGTGAACATCAGCGCCAGCGTCAGCGAGGCCGGGCTGGAGATCGTCGATGTGGAAAGCCTGCGCCTGCACTATGCGCGCACACTTGACTTCTGGAGCGAGCGATTGGAAGCGCAGCTAGAGCAGGCGCAACGGATGATCCCCGAGCGCGCGCTGCGCATCTGGCGCCTCTATCTGGCCGGTTGCGCCTACGGCTTCCGCCACAACTGGATCAACCTGCATCAGATCCTTGCCAGCAAGCCGCTGCCGAACGGCTCTCACGAGCTGCCGTGGAGCCGGGCGGACCTTTACCGCTGACTGCAGCCGCGCCCGGGACGGGCGCGCAGCGGATAGCGATCAGCGCAGCAACAGCAGCGGCGTGGAGGTGGTGCGGATCATGTTGGTGGTGGTGCTGCCGACGAAGAACTGGCGGATGCGCGAGTGGCCGTAGGCGCCCATCACCAGCAAGTCGATACCGTGCTCGGCCTGATAGGCATGCAGGGTCGGCTCGACTTCACCGGCGCGGATGGCGATTTCGACGCTGAAACCGGCAGCAATCAGCACGTCACGGGCGCTTTCCAGCTGGGCATGGTTATCGGCGGTGTCGGCTGCGACCATCACCAGATGAATCGGCATGCCTTTGAACAGCGGGCTGCCAGCCAGCATTTCCACACCCTTGCGGCTGGTGGCGCTGCCGTCGAAGGCGAGCATTACGCTTTGCGG
Protein-coding regions in this window:
- a CDS encoding glycine cleavage system protein H, translated to MNVHGLEFPDSLRYAPEHSLWLREEADGSLTVGLTAYGCALYGQIFAFTPKRVGARIERERSFGVVEFAKAASSARSPVSGELQAVNEALLKRPALINQDCYGEGWMVRLQPENWAAVRDEFPLGETAAAAIAERMRLDNFDPANAHVQALQWK
- a CDS encoding DsrE family protein; its protein translation is MEHPPSQRVLILVTSGPSIPARCAAPFHIATLLACMDAEVTLYLTGEGVQLARREVAESLRAAEGGEPLQHFIRNAKQAGARLLMCRQPGVQFDPATLIAELDEISSGGELAQMILEYERVLTL
- the cfaB gene encoding C17 cyclopropane fatty acid synthase CfaB: MLATLLPALKELGLPLRLRLWDGNDIDIGPSPCVTLVIKDPNLVTHLARPSLDLLGTAYVEGLIDLQGPVNEVIRIGDVITRALGEDNSPLPSREAHDKATDAEAISYHYDLSNDFYRLWLDKDMVYSCAYFETGSEDLEQAQQAKLRHLCRKLRLKPGERLLDVGCGWGGLARYAAREFGTQVFGITLSREQLELARERVLAEGLQKQVTLELMDYRDLPQDGRFDKVVSVGMFEHVGHANLPLYCQRLFDAVRPGGLVMNHGITARHIDGRPVGHGAGEFIDRYVFPHGELPHLVNISASVSEAGLEIVDVESLRLHYARTLDFWSERLEAQLEQAQRMIPERALRIWRLYLAGCAYGFRHNWINLHQILASKPLPNGSHELPWSRADLYR